Genomic DNA from Segatella copri:
GGACATTGATAAACTGGAGAAAACCAAGTTTAATGTCAAGCATTTCGCTAAGCGCTATGAAGCTTATCAGCCATTCGCCTTGGCAGCTCTCCTGGTATTGCTGGTAGAAATCCTGCTCCGCATCACCTGGTTCAGAAGAATTCCGTAATCCGGAAACTGAAATATTTTGCTGATTATCGGAGATATTCCGCTATCTTTCGGAGATATTTTACCAGTTATCGGAGATATTTTACTGATTATCGGATAATCGAATAGAAGATATAATTAAAATAGAAAATGTTAAGATTTGAAGATCCTATATTTCTCTGGCTGTTGTGGATTATACCAGTACTGATTCTGATCAGGCTGATAGGATGGAGAAGAAGAAAGGCTAAACTGAAGAAACTCGGCGATCCGGAGCTTCTGAAACAGCTCATGCCCAACATCTCTAAATATCGCCCTACAGTGAAGTTTGTGCTGATGCTCGCAGCCTTGGCGCTTCTTATCGTGATGGTAGCTCGCCCGCAGATGGGCAGCAAGATTTCTCACGATAAGCGACATGGTATTGAAACCATCATCTGCCTCGATATTTCAAATTCCATGCTCTGTCAAGACGTAGTTCCATCCCGTTTGGACAAGAGTAAGATGCTTATCGAAAATCTGGTCGACAACTTTAACAACGACAAGATTGGACTCATCGTCTTTGCAGGCGATGCGTTCGTGCAGTTGCCAATCACCACCGATTATGTTTCGGCAAAGATGTTTCTCCAGAACATAACCCCTGGTCTTATCCAGACACAGGGAACCAATATCGGAGCTGCCATCGATTTGGCTTCCAAGAGTTTCACCCAGCAGGAGAATGTGGGCAGAGCCATCATCGTTATTACCGATGGCGAAAACCATGAGCCTGGCGCACAGGAGGCAGCGGCTGCTGCCAACAAGAAAGGAATCAATGTCTTTATTCTGGGCATAGGTAACACCAAGGGAGCACCAATCCCTATGGGCGACGGCTCTTATCTGAAGGACAATGCGGGCAACACCGTAATGACCGCCCTGAATGAGCAGATGTGCAAGGAACTTGCCCAGGCAGGCAAGGGTCAGTACATTCATGTAGATAATACCAGCGATGCGGAAAGAGCATTGAATGATGATATTGCCAAATTGCAGAAAGGCGATGTAACGAGTGTGGTTTACAGCGCCTATGATGAACAGTTCCAGGCTGTAGGTATTCTCGTCATCCTGTTGCTTATCATCGAAATCTGTCTGCTGGAGGTAAAGAATCCTTTGCTCAGAAACATCAAGTTTTTTAAGAAAGACATCAGGAAGCCTTTCTGATAAACGTTTATACATTATTATATAATAAGAATGAGATATTTAAGATATATATTGGTTTTTGCCCTGATGGTGCTGGGCTTGGCAAAGGTGGGAGCACAGAACGACCGCAACTTCATCCGCCAGGGAAACCGCGCCTATCATAAGCAGAAGTGGGCTGCAGCCGAAACGCAATATCGCAAGGCTATCTCCAAGAACCAGAAGAATGCGCAGGCTGTCTATAATCTGGGTTGCGCCCTGATGATGCAGCAGAAGGATTCGATGGCAATGATACAGTTTGAGAATGCTTCGAAACTGGAAACGAACAAGATGCGACGCGCCAGAAGTTACCACAATATGGGTGTGGTCATGCAGCAGCATCAGCAATATGCGCAGGCCATAGGATGTTATGAGAACGCCCTGCGCTGCAATCCGCAGGACAATGCAACCCGATATAATCTTGCCCTCTGCAAGAAACTGCTCAAAAACCAGAAGCAGAACAAGCAAAACGATAAGAATAAGAACAAAAAGGATAAAAACAAGGACAAGAACAAAGACAATCAGAACAAAGATCAGAATAAAGGCAAGAACAAGAACGACAAAAACAAGAACAACCAGAATAAGAACAATCAGCAGAATCAGAACAATCAGGACAAGATGAGCAAAGATAATGCTGAACAACTCTTGAACGCTGCCATCCAGCAGGAGAAGGATACGAAGCGCAAGATGCAGAAAGCGATGAGTCAGCCTCGCAGAAAGCAATATGAGAAAAACTGGTAAAAAGTAAAATAATACAACGAGCATAATAAATTTGAACATGAAACATATAGGTTGGTTTATTATTATATGGGCAATGCTTCTGGGCTTCAGTTTGCAGCTGAAAGCCCAGCGTATCAGTGTGTCGGCACCAACACACGTGGCGGCGGGCGAAAACTTCCGTGTGGCCTATACCATCAATACACGTGATGTAGAGGAATTCCGTCTGGGTGGAGTAGGAGAAGGACTTGAGGTAATCGCAGGTCCTTACACCTCATCGCAGTCCAGTTATCAGATGATCAATGGCCATACTTCCTCTTCATCGTCGGTAACCATTACCTATACGCTCTACGCAGCTAAGAACGGAACCTTTGGCATTGGTGCCTCTCATGCCATCGTAAATGGTAAAAAACTCTCTTCCCATCCGGTTAAGATTACGGTTTCTGGCCATGCTGCACGCAACAACGGTGCACCTTCCATGCACGGACAGAATGATTATAATGAACCACGTATGCGAACTGCCGGATCAAGAATATCAGGCCGCGACCTCTTCATCAAGGTTACAGCTAACAAGCGACGTGTTCACGAACAGGAACCGGTGCTCCTTACTTATAAGGTTTACACGCAGGTAGACCTTACCCAGTTGGAAGGCAAGATGCCTGACCTGAAGGGATTCCACAACCAGGAAGTTCCGCTGCCTCAGCAGAAGGCTTTCCATACTGAAACCGTAAACGGCCGACCTTACCGATGCGTTACATGGAGCCAGTATGTTATGTATCCGCAGATGACGGGAAACCTCACTATTCCAGCCATTACCTTCAAGGGAATCGTAGTTCAGCAGAACAGAAATGTTGACCCGATGGAAGCTTTCTTCAATGGTGGCTCCGGCTATGTTGAAGTAAAGAAAGATATTATAGCTCCTAGTGTGAAAATTCAGGTTGATCCATTGCCTCAGCGCCCAGCCAACTTCTCGGGCGGTGTAGGTAAATTTAATATTACTGCTTCCATCGACAAGAAGGAAGTAAAGGCTGGAGAACCTATCACCATTCGTGTAGTGGTAGGAGGAATCGGAAACCTGAAGCTGCTCAAGCAGCCTGTCATTACCTTCCCTAAGGATTTTGACAAGTACGATGCGAAGGTGACAGACAAGACCCGCCTTACAGCCAATGGCGTAGAAGGCAATATGATTTATGACTTCCTGGCTGTACCTCGTAATCAGGGAAATTATACCATTCCTGCGGTAGAATTCACCTATTATGATACTTCTGCTAACAAGTACAAGACAATCAAGACCCAGCCGTTTACGCTGAACGTAGAGAAGGGCGATGGAACTTCAGACAATGAAACATCAGATTTCAGCAACAAGGATAAGGACATTCATGCGCTGAAACTGGGCAAGTCTAAGCTCCATGATATTGACGATATGTTCTACGGAAGCTTCGGCTACTGGACCAGTCTGCTGGTTCCATTGGCAGCCTTCTTTGCCCTGCTCATTGTCTTCCGCCGCCGTGCTCTCGAGAATGCCGACCTTGTAAAGGTCCGTTCCAACAAGGCAAACAAGATAGCAACCAAGCGCCTGAAGAAGGCTCATCTGCTGATGCTCGGTGGCAAGCAGGAAGAATTCTACGATGAAGTGCTCCGTGCTTTGTGGGGCTATGTCAGCTACAAGCTCAACATGCCAGCCGAAAAGCTCTCACGTGAAAACATTCAGGCTATGCTCGAAAAACATTGTGTAGAGGAGAGAACTATCGAGAAGTTTACAACTGCGCTCGATGAATGTGAGTTTGAACGCTATGCGCCGGGCGACCCTGCCGGCAATATGAACCGTACATTCGAATCAGCAATGACTGCTATTATGGATATAGAAAATGCTATCAATGCAACGCGTAAGCAGCGCAAGAAGAGTGCAACCGGATATTCGTTCGTCATGATGATCATGGTGATGTTGGGCAGCTCTGTTTCTGCAGGCGCTGTAACCAAGAACAATGCTGATACGGAATATCAGAAAGGTAACTATCAGCAGGCCATACGCGACTATGAGGAAATATTGAACAATTATGGTGTTTCTGCCGAAGTTTACTATAACTTGGGCAATGCTTATTACCGTACAGACAATATTACCAAGGCTGTGCTCAATTATGAGCGTGCCCATCTGCTCTCGCCAGGCGATGAAGACATCAGCTTCAACCTTCAGTTTGCACGTAGCAAAACCATCGATAAGATTACTCCGGAAAGCGAGATGTTCTTCGTAACCTGGTGGAAGGCGCTGGTTAACTTTACGAGTGTTGACTGTTGGGCTAAGACAGGCATCATTGCCATCATCATGGCGCTGGTTCTGGTCTTGGTTTATCTCTTCGGTCCGCATATCGTGTTGCGCAAGATTGGTTTCTTCGGTGGAATCTTCTTCGTGGCAGTCTTCCTGCTGAGCAATCTCTTTGCTTACCAGCAGCGGCAGATGCTCATTAACCGTACGGGAGCCATCATCATCGCTCCTTCGGTCAATGTGAAGAAGACTCCAGCCAAGACGAGTGCTGACCTCTTCCTGCTGCATGAAGGAACCCGCGTTGATATTACCGATAAGGCGATGAAAGGCTGGCGTGGAATCAAGGTAGGAGACGGCAGAGAAGGCTGGATTGAAACCAAGGCTATAGAGGAAATCTGATTAAGATAAAATCTGATTAAAATAAAGAGAATGGATTTTAGTAGAATACAAGATTTTGATATGCAGCTGTTGCATGTGTTTAACGGCAGCGAGAATGTCTGGCTCGATCAGATGGCGATGGCGCTTACATCGGGCTGGACATGGATTCCGCTTTATATCGTCCTCTTCGTTGTTGTGATAAGAAACAACGAGATGATGGGCCAGATTGCTCTCGTGGTTGGAGGAGCGTTGCTCTGTATCTTTCTGGCTGATGGACTGGTGGATGGAATCATCAAACCGCTGGCTGAAAGATGCAGACCTTCCAGCGACCCGATGTTCAAGTATACGGTTCAGGTGGTTGACAATATGCGCCTCAAGAGTTTCAGCTTCTGTTCGGCTCATGCAGCCAATACGCTTTCGTTAGCTATCTTCTTCTCATTGCTTATCCGCAGCAAACTGGTTACGTGGACCCTGTTATTATGGTCGCTCGTTAACTGTTGGACCCGTCTTTACCTGGGTGTTCATTATCCGGTCGACATTCTTTGCGGTCTGGCTATCGGAGCTGTGGTGGGAGTTGTCGTTTATCTTATCTACATCAGGATGTATTACCGCATCTCCCCAAAAATTAAGTATATTTCCAACCAGTATACGAGTACGGGTTACGACTATGATGATGTAGATAAAATCATGACCGTAGTGATATTTACCCTTATCATGGTTGTGCTTTATGCCACCTGTCAGATGGCTTATCTTTAGTACAGAAATAAAAGTTCAAAATAGAAAGTTCAAAAAGTAAAATAAATAATGGATACAAAACACATTAAAATTAGTGATTATAACTATGATTTACCGGATGAGCGCATCGCAAAATTCCCTATCGCCCAGCGCGACCACAGCAAACTGCTGGTCTATAAGCACGGCGAGGTAAGCGATGATGTTTTCCATCATCTTCCCACATATCTCCCTCAAGGAGCCTTGATGATATTCAACAATACCAAGGTGATACAAGCGCGTCTGCATTTCCGCAAGGAAACAGGTGCGCTTATTGAGGTTTTCTTGATGGAGCCTGCAGAACCTACTGATTATGAACTCATGTTCCAGACCACCGGACATTGTTCATGGCTCTGCATGATCGGTAATCTGAAGAAATGGAAAGAGGGAAGCCTGAAGCGTGATTTCGAAATCAAGGGCCACAAGCTTACGCTCAGCGCCACTATGCGACGCGGAGATGCTCTCGGTTCTGAAGCGCAGGAAATGGTTGCCAAAGGCGGAGGAACCAACTATTGGGTTGATTTTGATTGGGACAACGACAAGGTGTCTTTCGCTGAGATTCTCGAAGCAGTAGGTGAGTTGCCTATTCCTCCATATCTCAACCGCAAGACAGAGGAGAGCGACAAGACCACCTATCAGACGGTTTATTCTAAAATCAAGGGAAGTGTGGCTGCTCCAACTGCCGGACTTCACTTTACCGATGCGGTTCTCAAGGATCTTGATGCGCATGGAATCGACCGCGAAGAAGTAACCCTGCATGTAGGAGCCGGCACATTCAAACCGGTGAAGAGCCTTGAAATCGAAGGCCATCAGATGCATACGGAATACATTGTTGTTCATCGCCGCAGCCTGGAAAAACTCATCAAGCACGAGTGTCGGGTCATTGCCGTAGGAACCACCAGCGTCCGTACCATCGAGAGCCTCTATTACATGGGTGTTCATCTGCTGAAGCATCCTGAGGCAAATGAAGAAGATCTGCACGTAAAACAGTGGGATCCTTACGAGCTTTCTGAAGATGGCAATCTGGTAGATGGAATCACTCCGATGCAGGCTATCCAGGCAATCATCGATTATCTGGACCGCAACGGCTTGGAGGCACTCCATTCCAGCACGCAGATTATCATTGCTCCTGGCTATCAGTATAAGATTGTGAAGATGCTGGTCACCAATTTCCATCAGCCTCAGAGTACGCTCCTGCTCCTGGTGAGTGCTTTCCTCAAGGGCGATTGGAGGAAGGTTTACGATTATGCTCTTTCGCATGATTTCCGTTTCCTGAGCTATGGAGATTCATCCCTGCTCATTCCGTAAAAGGAGTTAGGAAAACTATAAATTATTAATTGTAAATTATAAATTAAAATAGATGATTTCAGTAGAAGGACTGAAAGTAGAGTTTGGCGTTAAGCCTCTCTTTCATGATGTAAGTTTCGTCATCAACGACCGCGACCGCATTGCCCTGGTGGGTAAGAATGGTGCCGGAAAATCTACGATGCTCAAGATTCTCTGCGGTTTGCAGAAACCTACTGATGGCGTTGTGGCTATTCCTAACGAAACCACTATCGGCTATCTGCCACAGGTGATGAAACTGCAGGACGATACGACCGTGAAAGAGGAAACCCGCAAGGCTTTCGCCCATAATACCGAGATGAAGGCGCGTCTTGACAAGATGCAGCAGGAAATGGCCGACCGCACCGACTATGAGAGCGAAAGCTATGCTCAGCTCGTAGAGAAGTTTACCCTGGAACATGAACGCTACATGATGATGGGTGGCGAAAACTATGAGGCTGAGATAGAGCGTACCTTGAGCGGTCTTGGCTTTACGCGCGATGATTTTGAGCGCCCAACCAAGGAGTTTTCCGGCGGTTGGCGAATGCGTATCGAACTTGCCAAGATTCTGTTGCAGAAGCCTGATGTCCTGCTCCTCGATGAGCCTACCAACCACCTTGATATTGAAAGTATCCAGTGGTTGGAGCAGTTCCTGGCGCAGAGTGCCAAGGCTGTGGTTCTGGTGAGCCACGACCGTGCTTTCATCAACAATGTAACTAACCGTACCCTCGAAATTACTTGCGGAAGGGTAGAAGACTATAAGGTGAAATACGATGAGTATGTGGTGTTGCGTGCTGAACGCCGCGAGCAGCAGCTCCGTGCCTACGAAAACCAGCAGAAGGAAATTGCCGACATCAAGGATTTCATCGAGCGGTTCCGCTACAAGCCTACCAAGGCGGTTCAGGTGCAGAGCAGAATCAAGCAGCTCGAGAAAATCGTGCCTATCGAGGTAGATGAGGTTGACAACAAGCAGATGCACCTCAAATTCCCTCCTTGTCTCAGAAGTGGCGATTATCCTATCATCTGCGATGAGGTGCGCAAGGATTACGGCGCCCACACCGTCTTCGACCATGTTACCTTTACCATCAAGCGTGGTGAGAAGGTGGCTTTCGTGGGTAAGAACGGCGAGGGTAAATCTACCCTGGTAAAATGTATCATGGGTGAGATTCCTTTCACCGGAACTCTCAAGATTGGTCATAATGTGCAGATTGGTTATTTCGCCCAGAATCAGGCGCAGCTCTTGGATGAGAATCTAACTATCTTCCAGACAATCGACAATGTGGCAACAGGCGAAATGCGTCTGAAGGTGAACGATCTCCTGGGCGCCTTCATGTTTGGCGGCGAGACTTCAGAGAAGTTTGTCAAGGTTCTGAGTGGAGGTGAACGCAGCCGTCTGGCTATGATCAAGCTCCTGCTCGAACCGGTGAATCTCCTCATTCTCGATGAGCCTACCAATCACCTCGACATGCAGTCGAAGGATGTGCTGAAAGAAGCCATCAAGGCTTTCGATGGAACAGCCATCATCGTGAGCCATGACCGTGAATTCCTCGATGGTCTGGTAGATAAGGTCTATGAGTTTGGCGGCGGCAAGGTTCGTGAGCATCTCGGTGGTATTTACGATTATCTCCGTGCCCATAATGCCGAGAATATTAATCAAGCTCTTGCCAACCAGAGTATGGCTTCTGCCGGTTCGCCTTCTGCCAATACTTCCGGTTCTTCTGTCGCATCAGGTTCTACAGCCGACAGTCTTGCCTCTGCCACATCCGGCAAGCAGAGCTACGCTGAACATAAGGAACAGCAGAAGAAGATCCGTAAGGCTGAGAAAGCCGTGAAGGAATGCGAGGCGAAGATTGAAAAACTGGAAGCGAGAAAGAAGGAGATTGATGAACTTCTGATGAAACCGGAAAATGCAACCAACATGGAACTCGTGACCGAATACACTGAACTCATGAAGGGTCTCGATGAGGAGAACGAGCGCTGGATGCTCCTTTCGGAAGAATTGGAAGAAGTTTCGAAATAATAGTAACATTAATATATAAAAGAGAAGAAAATGAAAATGAAAATGATCTTACCGATGATGCTGATCGCAGCTCTGCCATTAGGCGCTGATGCTCAGAATAAATCGGGTCTTGTCATGAGCAATCTCGACCAGACAGTGAAGCCAGCAGACAGTTTCTATCAGTTT
This window encodes:
- a CDS encoding VWA domain-containing protein; this encodes MLRFEDPIFLWLLWIIPVLILIRLIGWRRRKAKLKKLGDPELLKQLMPNISKYRPTVKFVLMLAALALLIVMVARPQMGSKISHDKRHGIETIICLDISNSMLCQDVVPSRLDKSKMLIENLVDNFNNDKIGLIVFAGDAFVQLPITTDYVSAKMFLQNITPGLIQTQGTNIGAAIDLASKSFTQQENVGRAIIVITDGENHEPGAQEAAAAANKKGINVFILGIGNTKGAPIPMGDGSYLKDNAGNTVMTALNEQMCKELAQAGKGQYIHVDNTSDAERALNDDIAKLQKGDVTSVVYSAYDEQFQAVGILVILLLIIEICLLEVKNPLLRNIKFFKKDIRKPF
- a CDS encoding tetratricopeptide repeat protein; this translates as MRYLRYILVFALMVLGLAKVGAQNDRNFIRQGNRAYHKQKWAAAETQYRKAISKNQKNAQAVYNLGCALMMQQKDSMAMIQFENASKLETNKMRRARSYHNMGVVMQQHQQYAQAIGCYENALRCNPQDNATRYNLALCKKLLKNQKQNKQNDKNKNKKDKNKDKNKDNQNKDQNKGKNKNDKNKNNQNKNNQQNQNNQDKMSKDNAEQLLNAAIQQEKDTKRKMQKAMSQPRRKQYEKNW
- a CDS encoding BatD family protein; the encoded protein is MKHIGWFIIIWAMLLGFSLQLKAQRISVSAPTHVAAGENFRVAYTINTRDVEEFRLGGVGEGLEVIAGPYTSSQSSYQMINGHTSSSSSVTITYTLYAAKNGTFGIGASHAIVNGKKLSSHPVKITVSGHAARNNGAPSMHGQNDYNEPRMRTAGSRISGRDLFIKVTANKRRVHEQEPVLLTYKVYTQVDLTQLEGKMPDLKGFHNQEVPLPQQKAFHTETVNGRPYRCVTWSQYVMYPQMTGNLTIPAITFKGIVVQQNRNVDPMEAFFNGGSGYVEVKKDIIAPSVKIQVDPLPQRPANFSGGVGKFNITASIDKKEVKAGEPITIRVVVGGIGNLKLLKQPVITFPKDFDKYDAKVTDKTRLTANGVEGNMIYDFLAVPRNQGNYTIPAVEFTYYDTSANKYKTIKTQPFTLNVEKGDGTSDNETSDFSNKDKDIHALKLGKSKLHDIDDMFYGSFGYWTSLLVPLAAFFALLIVFRRRALENADLVKVRSNKANKIATKRLKKAHLLMLGGKQEEFYDEVLRALWGYVSYKLNMPAEKLSRENIQAMLEKHCVEERTIEKFTTALDECEFERYAPGDPAGNMNRTFESAMTAIMDIENAINATRKQRKKSATGYSFVMMIMVMLGSSVSAGAVTKNNADTEYQKGNYQQAIRDYEEILNNYGVSAEVYYNLGNAYYRTDNITKAVLNYERAHLLSPGDEDISFNLQFARSKTIDKITPESEMFFVTWWKALVNFTSVDCWAKTGIIAIIMALVLVLVYLFGPHIVLRKIGFFGGIFFVAVFLLSNLFAYQQRQMLINRTGAIIIAPSVNVKKTPAKTSADLFLLHEGTRVDITDKAMKGWRGIKVGDGREGWIETKAIEEI
- a CDS encoding phosphatase PAP2 family protein, coding for MDFSRIQDFDMQLLHVFNGSENVWLDQMAMALTSGWTWIPLYIVLFVVVIRNNEMMGQIALVVGGALLCIFLADGLVDGIIKPLAERCRPSSDPMFKYTVQVVDNMRLKSFSFCSAHAANTLSLAIFFSLLIRSKLVTWTLLLWSLVNCWTRLYLGVHYPVDILCGLAIGAVVGVVVYLIYIRMYYRISPKIKYISNQYTSTGYDYDDVDKIMTVVIFTLIMVVLYATCQMAYL
- a CDS encoding S-adenosylmethionine:tRNA ribosyltransferase-isomerase, encoding MDTKHIKISDYNYDLPDERIAKFPIAQRDHSKLLVYKHGEVSDDVFHHLPTYLPQGALMIFNNTKVIQARLHFRKETGALIEVFLMEPAEPTDYELMFQTTGHCSWLCMIGNLKKWKEGSLKRDFEIKGHKLTLSATMRRGDALGSEAQEMVAKGGGTNYWVDFDWDNDKVSFAEILEAVGELPIPPYLNRKTEESDKTTYQTVYSKIKGSVAAPTAGLHFTDAVLKDLDAHGIDREEVTLHVGAGTFKPVKSLEIEGHQMHTEYIVVHRRSLEKLIKHECRVIAVGTTSVRTIESLYYMGVHLLKHPEANEEDLHVKQWDPYELSEDGNLVDGITPMQAIQAIIDYLDRNGLEALHSSTQIIIAPGYQYKIVKMLVTNFHQPQSTLLLLVSAFLKGDWRKVYDYALSHDFRFLSYGDSSLLIP
- a CDS encoding ABC-F family ATP-binding cassette domain-containing protein; amino-acid sequence: MISVEGLKVEFGVKPLFHDVSFVINDRDRIALVGKNGAGKSTMLKILCGLQKPTDGVVAIPNETTIGYLPQVMKLQDDTTVKEETRKAFAHNTEMKARLDKMQQEMADRTDYESESYAQLVEKFTLEHERYMMMGGENYEAEIERTLSGLGFTRDDFERPTKEFSGGWRMRIELAKILLQKPDVLLLDEPTNHLDIESIQWLEQFLAQSAKAVVLVSHDRAFINNVTNRTLEITCGRVEDYKVKYDEYVVLRAERREQQLRAYENQQKEIADIKDFIERFRYKPTKAVQVQSRIKQLEKIVPIEVDEVDNKQMHLKFPPCLRSGDYPIICDEVRKDYGAHTVFDHVTFTIKRGEKVAFVGKNGEGKSTLVKCIMGEIPFTGTLKIGHNVQIGYFAQNQAQLLDENLTIFQTIDNVATGEMRLKVNDLLGAFMFGGETSEKFVKVLSGGERSRLAMIKLLLEPVNLLILDEPTNHLDMQSKDVLKEAIKAFDGTAIIVSHDREFLDGLVDKVYEFGGGKVREHLGGIYDYLRAHNAENINQALANQSMASAGSPSANTSGSSVASGSTADSLASATSGKQSYAEHKEQQKKIRKAEKAVKECEAKIEKLEARKKEIDELLMKPENATNMELVTEYTELMKGLDEENERWMLLSEELEEVSK